The DNA region AGGTGGGCATCTTCCCCCCTGCGGGGCTGAGCCGACTTGGGAGGCGTACTTGGCAACGCGCGAAACCAACTTGCCGCACTGCAGGTACCTACCACTAGTATCTATACGCGAAACTTGCTTCGGTTGCAGCCAGACCCGGCACCTCCGAGCTGCACCACTGCGAAGCTTCTCACCTGCTACGTCCGAACGGTCAGGAGACACTCACCGTGTTCTGGGTCCACTTGCTCATCGTCATCGCGTTCATCGTCTTCGGGTCAAGACTTGGAGGCATCGGAATCGGCCTCGCCGGCGGGGCAGGTGTGCTCGTACTGGCCGCAACGGGAGTACACACCGACTCCACCAAGGCCATTCCGTGGTCGGTCATCGGGATCATCATGACCGTCATCTGCGCCGTCGCCGCCATGGAGCTCGCCGGAGGAATTGACCACCTCGTCCACCTCACCGAGAAACTCCTGCGCAAGCACCCCAAGCACATCACCTTCCTCGCGCCCGTCGTCACCTACCTCATGGCCCTGCTGTGCGGGACGGGCCACACGGCGTACTCCGTCATCCCAGTCATCGTCGACGTGTCGAAGCAGCACGGTGTGCGTCCGTCACGACCGCTGTCCATCGCTGTCGTGGCCTCCCAGGTGGCCGTGGCCGCCTCACCCATCTCCGCGGCGATGATCGCCCTGACGACCATCCTCGAACCGATCCACGTCGGGTACCTGCAGTGCCTGGCCATCATCATCCCGACGACCTTCATCGGCACCATCGTAGGTGCCGCCGTCGCCGGACACATGGGCAAGGAGCTCGCCGACGATCCCGTATACAAGGACCGCATGGCCAAGGGACTTGTGAGGGATCCCGGCACTGGGAACGCCGACTACAAGGCTCCCAAGGGGGCCGTGGCGAGCCTCGTCGCCTTCCTCGTCACCCTCATCCTCGTCGTGCTCTACGCGACGTTCACGAGCCCCGAGGTGGGTCTCGTGAAGGATCCGCCCATGGGTTCCAGCCCCGCCATCATGCTCATGATGCTCACATGTGCCGTCGTCGTCTGCCTGCTGGCAAGGAAGCCAACCTCGACGATCACCACTCAGTCGACCTTCCGCTCGGGCATGAGCGCGGCGATCAGCATCATGGGCCTTGCGTGGCTGGGCAACACCTTCGTCACCGCGTACATGGACACCATCAAGTCCGCCCTGCAGGGTCCGCTGCAGGCGCAGCCGTGGCTGCTCGGGGTGTTCTTCTATCTCGCCGCCCCACTCATGTTCTCCCACGCGGCGACGACGGCGGCGTTCATGCCGCTCATGGTCAAGCTCGGCCTGCCGGCAGTGGCCCTCGTCGCCTGCTACCCCGCCGTGGCCAACTACTACCTCCTGCCGAACTACCCGACGACGGTCGCAGCGATCGAGATGGATGACACCGGGTCGACTCGGGCGGGCAAGTTCCCGCTCAACCACCCGTTCGTCATCCCCGGAACGGTGTCGATCATCGTAACGATCATCCTGGGGTTCCTGTTGGCGCCGTTGGTGCTGTGACGACCGGTGAACACATCACGCGGGTGTGACCACCATCATCAGCCAGTGCCGAGGACCCCACCCTGCGAAGAGCGAGACGAGTCATGGGACACGCCCGTCGCGGGGTTGGTGCCAGTCGAGAACGGACGTCGGACCGATGATCCCGTGGGGTCGTAGGTCATCTGCATT from Cutibacterium granulosum includes:
- a CDS encoding anaerobic C4-dicarboxylate transporter family protein, yielding MFWVHLLIVIAFIVFGSRLGGIGIGLAGGAGVLVLAATGVHTDSTKAIPWSVIGIIMTVICAVAAMELAGGIDHLVHLTEKLLRKHPKHITFLAPVVTYLMALLCGTGHTAYSVIPVIVDVSKQHGVRPSRPLSIAVVASQVAVAASPISAAMIALTTILEPIHVGYLQCLAIIIPTTFIGTIVGAAVAGHMGKELADDPVYKDRMAKGLVRDPGTGNADYKAPKGAVASLVAFLVTLILVVLYATFTSPEVGLVKDPPMGSSPAIMLMMLTCAVVVCLLARKPTSTITTQSTFRSGMSAAISIMGLAWLGNTFVTAYMDTIKSALQGPLQAQPWLLGVFFYLAAPLMFSHAATTAAFMPLMVKLGLPAVALVACYPAVANYYLLPNYPTTVAAIEMDDTGSTRAGKFPLNHPFVIPGTVSIIVTIILGFLLAPLVL